A stretch of Pseudomonas taetrolens DNA encodes these proteins:
- a CDS encoding glutathione S-transferase family protein, giving the protein MLKVWGRNNSSNVRKVLWCVEELAVPYSRIEAGGAFGVVDSPEYRALNPNGRVPMIEDDGFVLWESNAIVRYLAAQYGSDTSLYPADAKVRAQADKWMDWTTASFAGPFRDVFWGVLRTPVAEQDWGKINAGIKACAELLVLVDQALSEKPYLSGDEIGMGDIPLGSFIYAWFEMPIERPPAPHLSAWYERLKLRPAYRNGVMTALT; this is encoded by the coding sequence ATGCTGAAAGTGTGGGGTCGCAATAATTCGTCGAATGTAAGAAAGGTCTTGTGGTGTGTCGAAGAACTGGCGGTGCCATACAGCCGCATCGAAGCAGGCGGCGCTTTTGGTGTGGTCGATAGCCCTGAATACCGGGCGTTGAACCCCAATGGCCGGGTGCCGATGATCGAAGATGATGGCTTCGTGCTCTGGGAGTCGAATGCCATCGTGCGTTATCTCGCGGCCCAATACGGCTCAGATACCTCCTTGTATCCAGCCGATGCCAAGGTGCGTGCCCAGGCGGACAAATGGATGGACTGGACCACGGCTTCTTTCGCAGGTCCCTTCAGGGATGTGTTCTGGGGTGTTTTGCGCACGCCTGTAGCGGAGCAGGACTGGGGCAAGATCAATGCCGGCATCAAAGCGTGTGCCGAGTTGCTCGTCCTCGTGGATCAGGCCTTGTCTGAAAAGCCTTATCTGTCAGGTGATGAAATCGGTATGGGCGACATCCCGCTTGGATCGTTCATTTATGCCTGGTTTGAAATGCCCATCGAGCGCCCGCCCGCACCGCACCTCAGCGCCTGGTACGAGCGCCTGAAATTGCGTCCGGCCTACCGTAACGGCGTCATGACCGCGTTGACTTAA
- a CDS encoding ABC transporter ATP-binding protein: MSSALSIRQLTKTYGNGFQALSGIDLDVAEGDFFALLGPNGAGKSTTIGILSTLVNKTGGTVNVFGHDLDREPAALKRCIGVVPQEFNFNQFEKTFDIVVTQAGYYGIPAKIAKERAEKYLTQLGLWDKRDTPSRSLSGGMKRRLMIARALVHEPRLLILDEPTAGVDIELRRSMWSFLTELNEQGTTIILTTHYLEEAEQLCRNIGIIDHGTIVENTSMRQLLGQLHVETFLLDLKNTRSAPVHLVGYPSQLLDNHTLEVQVDKAVGITGLFTQLATQNIEVVSLRNKTNRLEELFVSLVEKNLAKVAV; encoded by the coding sequence ATGAGTTCCGCTCTGTCCATACGGCAGCTAACCAAAACCTACGGCAACGGTTTCCAGGCCCTGAGTGGTATCGATCTGGATGTTGCTGAAGGTGACTTTTTCGCCCTGCTGGGCCCCAACGGCGCCGGCAAATCCACCACCATCGGTATTCTCTCGACCCTGGTCAATAAAACCGGCGGCACAGTGAATGTCTTTGGCCATGACCTGGACCGTGAACCCGCTGCACTGAAGCGCTGCATCGGCGTTGTGCCGCAGGAGTTCAACTTCAACCAGTTTGAAAAGACCTTCGATATTGTTGTGACCCAGGCGGGTTACTACGGTATTCCGGCGAAAATCGCCAAGGAACGCGCTGAAAAATACCTGACGCAGTTGGGGCTTTGGGACAAACGCGATACGCCATCGCGTTCACTGTCCGGGGGCATGAAGCGCCGCCTGATGATTGCCCGGGCGCTTGTACACGAGCCGCGTCTGCTGATCCTCGATGAGCCGACTGCCGGCGTGGACATTGAATTGCGTCGTTCGATGTGGTCGTTTCTCACCGAGCTCAATGAGCAAGGCACGACCATCATCCTTACGACGCATTACCTGGAAGAGGCCGAACAGCTGTGCCGCAATATCGGGATCATCGATCACGGCACCATTGTTGAAAACACCAGCATGCGTCAACTGCTTGGCCAGCTGCACGTCGAGACTTTTTTGCTCGATCTGAAAAACACCCGGAGTGCTCCGGTACACCTGGTTGGCTACCCGAGTCAGTTGCTCGACAATCACACACTGGAAGTGCAAGTGGACAAGGCCGTAGGTATTACCGGTTTGTTCACTCAACTGGCCACGCAAAACATTGAAGTGGTGAGCCTGCGTAACAAAACCAATCGTCTTGAGGAGTTGTTCGTGTCGCTGGTCGAAAAAAATCTGGCAAAGGTGGCGGTATGA